One Dialister invisus DSM 15470 genomic region harbors:
- a CDS encoding ABC transporter permease, which yields MNPLLFKHYAALNIPAILSITYMEAKIFFQTRPMLISQLLTPVLYFIFIVTALSETIGNISVNGVLIPYNEYALVGILTMSMMGQMSRVIYRMTVDRRYGFFALKMQAGIKPFFYILSMSTGAILGYVTQSVVFYLIILAFRLHFTLFPFICMWGIGLISLFFWISLGTVITMFIKTYQMRDMVLTFLIMPLSFSAPSFYVLHDAPSFIQVLALINPLTYQLNAMRAAAFGTVSEVSVMYVLLFSLAGLLLAARVVRNTDLLTNELT from the coding sequence ATGAACCCTTTATTATTCAAACACTACGCGGCATTAAACATACCTGCCATTCTCTCCATAACGTACATGGAAGCAAAAATTTTCTTCCAGACGCGCCCCATGTTAATCTCCCAATTATTGACCCCTGTACTCTATTTCATTTTCATCGTGACCGCGTTGTCCGAAACGATCGGAAATATATCGGTGAACGGTGTCCTGATCCCTTACAATGAATACGCCCTTGTCGGTATCCTGACCATGAGCATGATGGGACAGATGTCACGAGTCATTTACCGCATGACTGTCGACCGAAGATACGGCTTTTTCGCCTTGAAGATGCAGGCTGGCATAAAACCATTTTTCTATATTCTTTCGATGAGTACCGGTGCTATTTTAGGCTACGTCACGCAATCCGTTGTCTTCTACCTCATTATCCTGGCTTTTCGCCTGCATTTTACTTTATTCCCCTTTATATGTATGTGGGGAATCGGACTGATCAGTTTGTTTTTCTGGATCAGTTTGGGTACCGTCATCACAATGTTCATAAAAACATATCAAATGCGTGATATGGTTCTGACCTTTCTGATTATGCCCCTTTCTTTCAGCGCCCCTTCTTTTTATGTATTGCACGATGCGCCTTCTTTTATACAGGTACTCGCCCTGATAAACCCGCTGACTTATCAGTTAAATGCTATGCGGGCGGCCGCGTTCGGGACGGTGAGTGAAGTTTCCGTCATGTATGTCCTGCTTTTCAGTTTGGCGGGACTGCTGCTCGCCGCAAGGGTCGTCAGGAATACGGATCTTTTAACCAATGAGCTTACTTGA
- a CDS encoding metal ABC transporter ATP-binding protein — MDSIITVNNISFFYKNLQALKDISFLVNPGDFIALMGVNGAGKSTLLNILHGTLSPYQGEVCFNDKYINRKNPYASIGFSAQRLVADWFLTAWDNVFMGCILAGISHREAKIMTESALNRVGLIDKADCQLDTLSGGQQQRIQIARSIVHGPQLYILDEPTTGLDAQYAENLFSFLETERRRGKTIIVSSHDLYLLEKYCTKLIYLENGKLNYFGDLNNFLDKNTPVLRYHIHLKEKYRPNDNISASYFIRTHESGKGSNCIEIELKKDCSLSAALAEIAQKNDIQNIKNLAENGLRSFFTSGTEE; from the coding sequence ATGGATTCCATCATCACCGTAAACAATATAAGTTTTTTCTATAAAAACCTGCAGGCGCTGAAAGACATTTCCTTTTTGGTGAATCCCGGCGATTTTATCGCGCTCATGGGCGTAAACGGCGCAGGAAAATCTACGCTGCTGAATATCCTCCACGGTACACTTTCCCCCTATCAAGGGGAAGTATGTTTTAACGATAAATATATCAACAGGAAAAATCCGTATGCCTCCATCGGATTCAGTGCGCAGCGTCTTGTTGCGGACTGGTTTTTGACTGCCTGGGACAATGTATTTATGGGGTGCATATTGGCTGGCATCTCACACAGGGAAGCCAAAATAATGACTGAATCCGCATTAAACCGAGTCGGTCTGATTGATAAGGCGGACTGCCAGCTGGATACCCTGTCCGGAGGCCAGCAGCAGCGTATCCAAATCGCGCGTTCTATCGTACACGGACCGCAGCTTTACATCTTAGACGAGCCGACCACCGGACTTGACGCGCAATATGCGGAAAATCTCTTTTCCTTTCTTGAAACGGAACGGCGCCGGGGAAAAACCATCATTGTATCTTCTCATGATTTGTATCTGTTGGAAAAATACTGCACCAAACTGATTTATCTGGAAAATGGAAAGCTGAACTACTTTGGAGACTTGAATAATTTTTTGGATAAAAATACGCCTGTCCTGAGGTACCACATCCATCTAAAAGAAAAGTACCGGCCGAATGACAACATATCCGCTTCCTATTTCATAAGAACTCACGAATCGGGCAAAGGCTCCAACTGCATAGAAATCGAATTGAAAAAAGACTGCTCATTATCAGCAGCGCTTGCGGAAATCGCGCAAAAAAATGATATCCAGAACATAAAGAACCTGGCAGAAAACGGACTGCGGAGTTTCTTTACATCCGGCACGGAGGAGTAA
- the ahpC gene encoding alkyl hydroperoxide reductase subunit C yields the protein MSLNGKKVSEFTADAYLNGEFIKVSDKDLQGKWSVLFFYPADFTFVCPTELEDLQRLYDDFKKEGCEIYSVSCDTHFVHKAWHDSSEKIGKVTYPMIGDPTAQLAKDLDVYIEADGMTERGTFVINPDGEVVLYEISAGNIGRNADELLRKVRAAKFVYEHGDEVCPAKWEPGAATLKPSFDLVGKL from the coding sequence ATGTCTTTAAACGGGAAAAAAGTAAGCGAATTTACAGCAGATGCATATCTTAACGGAGAATTTATCAAGGTATCCGATAAGGATCTGCAGGGAAAATGGAGTGTTCTCTTCTTTTATCCGGCGGATTTCACTTTTGTCTGCCCGACTGAGCTGGAAGATCTCCAGAGACTTTATGACGATTTCAAAAAAGAAGGGTGCGAGATTTATTCCGTATCCTGCGATACCCACTTTGTGCACAAAGCCTGGCATGACTCTTCGGAAAAAATAGGCAAGGTTACCTATCCGATGATTGGCGATCCGACGGCACAGCTTGCAAAAGATCTGGATGTATATATTGAAGCTGACGGCATGACCGAGCGCGGCACTTTCGTTATCAATCCTGACGGAGAAGTTGTTCTTTATGAAATAAGCGCCGGCAATATCGGCCGTAATGCTGATGAACTGCTCCGCAAGGTAAGGGCTGCCAAGTTTGTTTATGAACATGGCGATGAAGTCTGCCCGGCCAAGTGGGAACCGGGGGCGGCGACATTGAAACCGTCCTTCGATCTTGTCGGTAAACTTTAA
- a CDS encoding FAD-dependent oxidoreductase: MEKMYDAIVVGGGPAGLSAAIYMARARFRVLVIEKEKVGGQITITSEVVNYPGIIMTDGEQLTGKMRQQAENFGAEFLSAEVTSLDLDGDYKTVHTDRGDFKAPGIIYAAGAHPRLAGFEGESEFRGHGVAYCATCDGEFFSGKDIFVIGGGYAAVEEGLFLTRYGKKVMMVVRRDCCSIENAEVDELKEHPNVEMMFNTEVVRVEGDSAIRKVVLRNRVTGKETIYTAPENDFCGVFVFVGYAPENELVKGKVELDPQGYIITDRDQKTNIDGVYAAGDICVKNLRQVVTAVSDGAVAATSMEKYLGQLYRKLGIKRTYVKREMKEAAKAENAPKAEAGAFLDDATRQALAPVLARFTRPIRLRLYTDDSRMTEENRRMVMELASLSDKVEAEFVPSAGEEDNHTISICDAEGNEKGLRFHGVPGGHEFNSFILAMYNAAGPGQDVGEALQKRIKGISKPLHVKIAVSLSCTMCPDLVAAAQRIAADNENVTADVYDLQYYPSLKEKYNIMSVPCLIINDGEVHFGKKSVSDLLDIFQA, encoded by the coding sequence ATGGAAAAAATGTATGATGCCATAGTGGTCGGCGGAGGTCCTGCAGGGCTTTCCGCCGCTATTTATATGGCAAGAGCGCGTTTCCGCGTATTGGTTATTGAAAAAGAAAAAGTCGGCGGCCAGATCACTATCACATCTGAAGTGGTGAACTATCCCGGCATTATTATGACAGACGGGGAACAGCTGACCGGTAAGATGCGTCAGCAGGCGGAAAATTTCGGAGCCGAGTTTTTATCGGCGGAAGTAACCAGCCTTGATTTGGACGGCGACTATAAAACAGTTCATACCGATCGGGGAGATTTCAAGGCGCCCGGCATCATTTATGCGGCAGGCGCCCATCCTCGGCTGGCCGGATTTGAGGGGGAAAGTGAATTCCGAGGACACGGTGTGGCATACTGCGCGACCTGCGACGGTGAATTTTTTTCCGGCAAGGATATTTTCGTCATTGGCGGCGGCTATGCGGCGGTAGAAGAAGGACTCTTCCTCACCCGGTATGGAAAGAAGGTCATGATGGTCGTCAGACGCGACTGCTGCTCCATTGAAAATGCGGAAGTCGATGAACTGAAAGAACATCCGAATGTAGAAATGATGTTCAACACTGAAGTGGTAAGAGTGGAAGGCGATTCCGCCATCCGTAAAGTTGTTTTGAGAAACCGGGTGACCGGGAAAGAAACGATCTATACTGCCCCAGAAAATGATTTTTGCGGCGTATTTGTCTTTGTCGGCTATGCGCCGGAAAACGAACTGGTTAAGGGAAAAGTGGAACTGGATCCCCAGGGGTATATCATCACTGACCGTGATCAGAAAACGAATATTGATGGCGTTTATGCGGCAGGCGACATCTGCGTGAAAAATCTCCGCCAGGTGGTTACCGCTGTTTCGGATGGAGCCGTGGCGGCCACATCTATGGAAAAATATCTCGGACAGCTGTACAGGAAGTTAGGCATCAAGAGAACTTATGTAAAAAGGGAAATGAAGGAAGCTGCCAAAGCGGAAAATGCCCCGAAAGCGGAGGCGGGTGCTTTTCTTGATGATGCGACCCGGCAGGCGCTGGCTCCCGTACTTGCCCGCTTTACCCGTCCGATCCGTCTCCGTCTGTATACGGATGACAGCCGGATGACGGAAGAAAACCGCCGCATGGTGATGGAGCTTGCATCTCTTTCTGATAAGGTGGAAGCGGAATTTGTCCCGTCCGCGGGAGAAGAAGACAACCATACCATTTCTATCTGTGACGCGGAAGGAAATGAAAAAGGACTTCGTTTCCACGGCGTACCCGGCGGACATGAATTTAATTCTTTTATTCTTGCCATGTACAATGCGGCAGGTCCGGGACAGGACGTGGGTGAAGCACTGCAGAAACGTATCAAAGGCATCAGCAAGCCTCTCCATGTGAAGATTGCTGTATCTCTTTCCTGCACAATGTGCCCCGACCTTGTAGCGGCGGCGCAGCGTATTGCCGCGGATAATGAAAATGTAACGGCCGACGTCTATGATCTCCAGTACTATCCAAGCCTTAAAGAGAAATATAATATCATGAGCGTTCCCTGTCTCATCATCAATGATGGCGAAGTGCATTTCGGAAAGAAAAGTGTGTCCGATCTGCTTGATATTTTTCAGGCATAA